The following are encoded together in the Equus quagga isolate Etosha38 chromosome 15, UCLA_HA_Equagga_1.0, whole genome shotgun sequence genome:
- the LOC124227216 gene encoding cationic amino acid transporter 4-like, whose translation MAWGLPSTASLVCICQKLNRVKTLEEPTKETLLQRRLTTLDLILLGVGGTVGLGLYMLMGTVAKGMAGPAVVVSLGVAAVASLLVALCYTELGVHVPRRGSAYLFTYVSMGELWAFLVGWNVLLRCLITGAAVARAWSSYLDSIFSHRIRSFTEAHVGIWQVPFLSQYPDFLAAVIPLLASTFIFCGARVSSWLTRTFSVITMVVILFIIILGFVLAHPHNWSTEEGGFAPFGFSGIMAGAATCFYAFMGFHVVANYSEEARNPKRAVPMAIIISLGLAAGAYILVSTVLTLMVPWHSLDPDWALADAFHQRGYSWEGFIVAAGAICAMTTVLLRYIFFLPRMVSAIAADGLFFQGFARVHPRTQVPVVSLLVFGVLMAFLALLLDLQALVQFHSIGALLDYTFVPTSIIILRFRKSPPSTSQHPGSPVGTEQDSAPEPRQLRAALRPYLRFLGGCRPGAAVAWSLGVLVASAITLDCVLVFGDSALHLPPWGYTLLLLLSSATFLLSLLVLGAHQQQRRQDTFSPAQHLSPQVPMVPLTPALSILLNIFLMLHLSYVIWLVFSIWLLIGLTVYFGYGIWHSKENQRERPGLTVPRGSLEETVPALHPPSRASAQKPSHTEQPTSL comes from the exons ATGGCCTGGGGGCTGCCCAGCACCGCCAGCCTGGTGTGCATCTGCCAGAAGCTGAACCGGGTGAAGACACTGGAGGAGCCCACCAAGGAGACATTGCTGCAGCGCCGCCTGACCACACTGGACCTGATCCTGCTGGGTGTGGGTGGCACAGTGGGCTTGGGGCTGTACATGCTCATGGGCACCGTGGCCAAGGGGATGGCAGGCCCTGCAGTGGTCGTGTCCCTTGGCGTGGCTGCCGTCGCCTCCCTGCTGGTAGCCCTATGCTACACGGAGTTAGGGGTGCATGTGCCCCGCAGAGGTTCTGCCTACCTGTTCACCTACGTGTCCATGGGTGAGCTGTGGGCCTTCCTCGTCGGCTGGAACGTGCTCCTCAGGTGCCTCATTACTGGCGCTGCTGTGGCCCGTGCCTGGAGCAGCTACCTGGACTCCATCTTTAGCCACCGCATCCGCAGCTTCACTGAGGCCCATGTGGGCATCTGGCAGGTGCCCTTCCTCAGCCAGTACCCAGACTTCTTGGCTGCTGTCATCCCTCTTTTGGCTTCTACATTCATCTTCTGTGGAGCCCGTGTCTCTTCCTGGCTTACCCGCACCTTCTCTGTTATCACCATGGTTgtcatcctcttcatcatcatcctggGGTTTGTCCTGGCCCATCCGCACAACTGGAGCACTGAGGAGGGCGGCTTTGCACCCTTTGGCTTCTCTGGCATCATGGCCGGTGCCGCCACCTGCTTCTATGCCTTCATGGGCTTTCATGTCGTTGCTAACTACAGTGAGGAGGCCCGGAACCCGAAGCGAGCAGTGCCTATGGCCATCATCATCTCGCTTGGCCTGGCGGCTGGTGCCTACATCCTCGTCTCCACAGTCCTTACCCTCATGGTGCCATGGCACAGCCTGGACCCTGACTGGGCACTCGCTGACGCCTTCCACCAGAGAGGCTATAGCTGGGAGGGCTTCATCGTGGCAGCTGGTGCAATCTGTG CCATGACCACTGTCCTGCTCAGGTACATCTTCTTCCTGCCACGCATGGTCTCTGCCATAGCCGCTGACGGGCTCTTCTTCCAGGGGTTTGCCCGCGTGCACCCCCGGACACAGGTGCCTGTGGTGAGCCTCCTGGTGTTCGGGGTCCTCATGgctttcctggctctgctgctggaCCTCCAGGCACTGGTCCAGTTCCATTCCATTGGTGCACTGCTGGACTACACCTTCGTGCCCACCAGCATCATCATTCTACGCTTCCGAAAGTCCCCTCCATCCACTTCTCAGCACCCAGGCAGCCctgtgggcacagagcaggactCAGCCCCTGAGCCCAGGCAACTGCGAGCAGCCCTGAGGCCCTATCTCCGCTTCCTGGGTGGGTGCAGACCTGGAGCCGCCGTGGCTTGGTCCCTCGGTGTCCTGGTGGCCTCGGCCATCACCCTGGACTGCGTGCTGGTCTTTGGGGACTCGGCCCTGCACCTTCCTCCCTGGGGCtacaccctgctgctcctgctcagctccGCCACctttctgctcagtctcctcgtcCTGGGGGCCCACCAGCAGCAGCGCCGGCAGGACACTTTCAG cccagcccagcacttGTCCCCTCAGGTTCCCATGGTGCCCCTGACTCCCGCCCTGAGCATCCTCCTCAACATCTTCCTCATGCTGCACCTGAGCTATGTGATCTGGTTGGTCTTTTCCATCTGGCTGCTGATCG GACTCACGGTGTATTTTGGCTACGGCATCTGGCACAGCAAGGAGAACCAGCGGGAACGGCCGGGGTTGACTGTCCCACGCGGCAGCCTGGAGGAGACGGTGCCAGCCCTGCATCCCCCCAGCCGGGCATCGGCCCAGAAGCCAAGCCACACGGAGCAGCCCACCAGTCTATGA